In one Lycium barbarum isolate Lr01 chromosome 7, ASM1917538v2, whole genome shotgun sequence genomic region, the following are encoded:
- the LOC132602558 gene encoding uncharacterized protein LOC132602558 isoform X2, with translation MNQEVGSIILQNAPKNEMMCCPKIQKDIVDACAKETIKAIIEDLDGDYFGILVDESKDISHKEQMALVLRYVDKKGEVIERFVGIVHVNDTFARSMKETIYSFLSDHSLSPSQIRGQGYDGASNMQGELNGLKSLILRDTPSAYSTHCFAHQLQLTRVALAKKNIDVDDFFCIVTNVLNIVGASYKRRDLLRQHQAAKLEELLISGEVHTGRGLNQECGLQRPEDGSRYCQCYGAAQYCKARIANDEG, from the exons ATGAATCAGGAAGTTGGAAGCATTATATTACAAAATGCtccaaaaaatgaaatgatgtgttgtccaaaaattcaaaaagataTTGTTGATGCTTGTGCAAAAGAAACAATCAAAGCTATTATTGAAGACCTGGATGGTGATTATTTCGGAATACTGGTTGATGAATCGAAGGATATATCACACAAGGAGCAAATGGCACTTGTTCTACGATATGTTGACAAAAAAGGTGAAGTGATAGAGCGATTTGTTGGTATTGTCCATGTTAATGATACATTTGCACGATCAATGAAGGAAACAATCTATTCTTTTCTTTCGGATCACTCATTAAGTCCATCCCAAATACGTGGACAAGGTTATGATGGTGCTAGTAACATGCAAGGAGAACTAAATGGTCTTAAAAGTTTAATTTTGCGTGATACTCCATCTGCATATTCCACCCATTGTTTTGCTCACCAATTGCAGTTGACACGTGTGGCTCTTGCGAAGAAAAATATAGATGTGGATGATTTTTTTTGTATAGTTACTAATGTATTGAATATTGTTGGAGCATCTTATAAGCGCAGGGATTTGCTCAGACAACATCAAGCTGCAAAGTTAGAAGAGTTGCTCATTTCTGGTGAAGTGCACACAGGACGGGGACTAAATCAAGAATGTGGGCTTCAACGACCAG AAGATGGATCAAGATATTGTCAATGCTATGGGGCTGCTCAATACTGCAAAGCAAGAATTGCAAATGATGAGGGATAG
- the LOC132602558 gene encoding uncharacterized protein LOC132602558 isoform X1, producing MDQDIVNAMGLLNTAKQELQMMRDRGWKSLLDDAFSFCNNHEIFIPKMNANYIPGKSKRRALDVTYSHHFRVGIFYPVIDLLLQELNNRFDTVSTDLLLGMACLHPAKSFGNFDKKKVMRLAEYYPNEFDSNKLRDLSCQLDNFIVYVRGSDKRFFNKKGITDLAKVLVQSELHQTWPLVYLLIKLTLILPVATASVERAFSSMKYIKNELRSSMSDEFLNGCLVCYVERGIFATISNDAIIHHFQKMKSRRAQL from the coding sequence ATGGATCAAGATATTGTCAATGCTATGGGGCTGCTCAATACTGCAAAGCAAGAATTGCAAATGATGAGGGATAGGGGATGGAAATCATTACTCGATGATGCCTTTTCTTTTTGTAATAACCATGAGATATTTATTCCGAAGATGAATGCTAACTACATTCCTGGGAAGTCGAAACGTAGAGCTCTTGATGTTACATATTCTCATCATTTTCGTGTTGGAATTTTTTATCCTGTTATTGATTTGCTGCTTCAGGAGCTTAATAATCGTTTCGACACTGTTAGTACTGATTTACTTCTTGGTATGGCTTGTTTACATCCAGCTAAGTCATTTGGTAATTTTGATAAGAAAAAGGTAATGAGGTTGGCTGAATATTATCCGAATGAGTTTGATAGCAACAAGCTTCGAGATCTCAGTTGCCAACTTGATAATTTCATAGTGTATGTTCGAGGTTCTGATAAGAGATTTTTCAATAAGAAGGGTATTACTGATCTTGCTAAAGTACTGGTTCAATCAGAATTGCATCAGACCTGGCCacttgtttatttgcttatcaAGTTGACTCTTATTCTTCCAGTTGCTACTGCTTCTGTGGAACGAGCTTTCTCATCGATGAAGTATATCAAAAATGAACTCCGCAGCAGTATGAGTGATGAATTTTTAAATGGTTGTTTAGTCTGCTATGTAGAGCGTGGGATATTTGCAACTATAAGTAATGATGCTATTATTCATCATTTTCAGAAAATGAAAAGTCGTCGAGCgcagttgtga
- the LOC132604121 gene encoding protein BRASSINAZOLE-RESISTANT 1-like isoform X3: MMWEAGGSSTSSGVPENGGGNSNSGRRKPSWRERENNRRRERKRRAVAAKIYTGLRAQGNYNLPKHCDNNEVLKALCIEAGWIVEPDGTTYRKGCKPTPMEIGGSSANITPSSSRHPSPPSSYFASPIPSYQPSPTSSSFPSPSRADPNMMSSHPYSFLHNAIPSSLPSLRISNSAPVTPPLSSPTRHPPKQIFNLETLAKESMFALNIPYFANASAPASPTRGQHFTPPTIPECDESDSSTIDSGRWINFQKYAPNVPASPTFNLVKPVAQPLHPNDMITEKKGKSVKFDFETVSVKAWEGERIHDVGFDDLELTLGSGNARM, translated from the exons ATGATGTGGGAAGCTGGAGGATCATCAACATCTTCCGGTGTACCTGAGAATGGTGGTGGTAATAGTAATAGTGGGAGGAGAAAACCATCTTGGAGAGAAAGAGAGAATAATaggagaagagagagaaaaagaagagcTGTAGCTGCTAAGATTTATACTGGTTTAAGAGCTCAAGGCAATTATAATCTTCCTAAACACTGTGATAATAATGAAGTACTTAAAGCTCTTTGTATTGAAGCTGGTTGGATTGTTGAACCTGATGGCACCACTTATCGCAAG GGATGCAAGCCAACTCCGATGGAGATTGGAGGCAGTTCAGCAAACATCACGCCAAGTTCTTCACGGCATCCTAGTCCCCCATCATCATACTTTGCTAGCCCAATTCCGTCTTATCAACCAAGTCCAACTTCATCTTCTTTCCCCAGTCCATCCCGTGCTGATCCCAACATGATGTCATCACACCCGTACTCTTTTCTCCATAATGCCATTCCATCATCCCTTCCTTCATTACGAATATCAAACAGTGCCCCTGTAACACCACCTCTTTCATCACCAACTAGACATCCACCTAAGCAAATATTCAATTTGGAAACTTTGGCCAAAGAATCAATGTTTGCTTTAAATATCCCTTACTTTGCTAATGCGTCAGCCCCAGCAAGCCCAACTCGCGGTCAGCATTTTACTCCTCCGACTATACCCGAGTGTGACGAATCTGACTCATCTACCATTGATTCAGGCCGGTGGATCAACTTCCAAAAGTACGCACCCAATGTTCCAGCTTCTCCAACTTTTAATCTTGTAAAACCTGTGGCTCAGCCACTTCATCCTAATGATATGATCACAGAGAAGAAGGGTAAGAGCGTAAAATTTGATTTTGAAACTGTATCAGTCAAGGCATGGGAAGGGGAAAGGATTCACGATGTAGGATTCGATGATCTGGAACTCACTCTTGGAAGTGGCAATGCTCGCATGTGA
- the LOC132604121 gene encoding protein BRASSINAZOLE-RESISTANT 1-like isoform X1: MIMIWETGGSSTSSGVPESGGGGSSSGRRKPSWRERENNRRRERRKRAVAAKIYTGLRAQGNYNLPKHCDNNEVLKALCIEAGWIVEPDGTTYRKGCKPTPMEIGGSSANITPSSSRHPSPPSSYFASPIPSYQPSPTSSSFPSPSRADPNMMSSHPYSFLHNAIPSSLPSLRISNSAPVTPPLSSPTRHPPKQIFNLETLAKESMFALNIPYFANASAPASPTRGQHFTPPTIPECDESDSSTIDSGRWINFQKYAPNVPASPTFNLVKPVAQPLHPNDMITEKKGKSVKFDFETVSVKAWEGERIHDVGFDDLELTLGSGNARM, translated from the exons ATGATAATGATTTGGGAAACTGGAGGATCATCAACATCTTCCGGTGTACCAGaaagtggtggtggtggtagtAGTAGTGGGAGGAGGAAACCATCATGGAGAGAAAGAGAGAATAATaggagaagagagagaagaaaaaGAGCTGTGGCTGCTAAAATTTATACTGGTTTAAGAGCTCAAGGCAATTATAATCTTCCTAAACACTGTGATAATAATGAAGTACTTAAAGCTCTTTGTATTGAAGCTGGTTGGATTGTTGAACCTGATGGTACCACTTATCGCAAG GGATGCAAGCCAACTCCGATGGAGATTGGAGGCAGTTCAGCAAACATCACGCCAAGTTCTTCACGGCATCCTAGTCCCCCATCATCATACTTTGCTAGCCCAATTCCGTCTTATCAACCAAGTCCAACTTCATCTTCTTTCCCCAGTCCATCCCGTGCTGATCCCAACATGATGTCATCACACCCGTACTCTTTTCTCCATAATGCCATTCCATCATCCCTTCCTTCATTACGAATATCAAACAGTGCCCCTGTAACACCACCTCTTTCATCACCAACTAGACATCCACCTAAGCAAATATTCAATTTGGAAACTTTGGCCAAAGAATCAATGTTTGCTTTAAATATCCCTTACTTTGCTAATGCGTCAGCCCCAGCAAGCCCAACTCGCGGTCAGCATTTTACTCCTCCGACTATACCCGAGTGTGACGAATCTGACTCATCTACCATTGATTCAGGCCGGTGGATCAACTTCCAAAAGTACGCACCCAATGTTCCAGCTTCTCCAACTTTTAATCTTGTAAAACCTGTGGCTCAGCCACTTCATCCTAATGATATGATCACAGAGAAGAAGGGTAAGAGCGTAAAATTTGATTTTGAAACTGTATCAGTCAAGGCATGGGAAGGGGAAAGGATTCACGATGTAGGATTCGATGATCTGGAACTCACTCTTGGAAGTGGCAATGCTCGCATGTGA
- the LOC132604121 gene encoding protein BRASSINAZOLE-RESISTANT 1-like isoform X2, with the protein MIMIWETGGSSTSSGVPESGGGGSSSGRRKPSWRERENNRRRERRKRAVAAKIYTGLGAQGNYNLRKRCDNNEVLKALCNEAGWIVEPDGTTYRKGCKPTPMEIGGSSANITPSSSRHPSPPSSYFASPIPSYQPSPTSSSFPSPSRADPNMMSSHPYSFLHNAIPSSLPSLRISNSAPVTPPLSSPTRHPPKQIFNLETLAKESMFALNIPYFANASAPASPTRGQHFTPPTIPECDESDSSTIDSGRWINFQKYAPNVPASPTFNLVKPVAQPLHPNDMITEKKGKSVKFDFETVSVKAWEGERIHDVGFDDLELTLGSGNARM; encoded by the exons ATGATAATGATTTGGGAAACTGGAGGATCATCAACATCTTCCGGTGTACCAGaaagtggtggtggtggtagtAGTAGTGGGAGGAGGAAACCATCATGGAGAGAAAGAGAGAATAATaggagaagagagagaagaaaaaGAGCTGTGGCTGCTAAGATTTATACTGGTTTAGGAGCTCAAGGGAATTATAATCTTCGTAAACGCTGTGATAACAATGAAGTTCTTAAAGCTCTTTGTAATGAAGCTGGTTGGATTGTTGAACCTGATGGCACCACTTATCGCAAG GGATGCAAGCCAACTCCGATGGAGATTGGAGGCAGTTCAGCAAACATCACGCCAAGTTCTTCACGGCATCCTAGTCCCCCATCATCATACTTTGCTAGCCCAATTCCGTCTTATCAACCAAGTCCAACTTCATCTTCTTTCCCCAGTCCATCCCGTGCTGATCCCAACATGATGTCATCACACCCGTACTCTTTTCTCCATAATGCCATTCCATCATCCCTTCCTTCATTACGAATATCAAACAGTGCCCCTGTAACACCACCTCTTTCATCACCAACTAGACATCCACCTAAGCAAATATTCAATTTGGAAACTTTGGCCAAAGAATCAATGTTTGCTTTAAATATCCCTTACTTTGCTAATGCGTCAGCCCCAGCAAGCCCAACTCGCGGTCAGCATTTTACTCCTCCGACTATACCCGAGTGTGACGAATCTGACTCATCTACCATTGATTCAGGCCGGTGGATCAACTTCCAAAAGTACGCACCCAATGTTCCAGCTTCTCCAACTTTTAATCTTGTAAAACCTGTGGCTCAGCCACTTCATCCTAATGATATGATCACAGAGAAGAAGGGTAAGAGCGTAAAATTTGATTTTGAAACTGTATCAGTCAAGGCATGGGAAGGGGAAAGGATTCACGATGTAGGATTCGATGATCTGGAACTCACTCTTGGAAGTGGCAATGCTCGCATGTGA